One genomic segment of Drosophila melanogaster chromosome 3R includes these proteins:
- the Gcn2 gene encoding Gcn2, isoform C, whose protein sequence is MADEKAKESFRERQAQELEVIKSIFGCDVEDLRPQANPSLWKPTDIRIQLTPLRDSSNGLETYVCTKLHVTCPSKYPKLPPKISLEESKGMSDQLLEALRNQLQAQSQELRGEVMIYELAQTVQAFLLEHNKPPKGSFYDQMLQDKQKRDQELQDIQRQRESLQRQTLIDEVERRKEMFKTEAKRRGEPRRSMSESNPRHPSSSESSENSSPYYRGHIYPSKCLDHRNTETLYFHKMGRQIQRGCCVGEGHSQRGCIAYTGIDMHCGQLLYITEWNIKYSQLEQPCIGGGKCHWSSESKCMGSHRVDEVMASIEKQVSSLSQLQHKNLVSYECVLCIKRKEGLLVYLVQDFLLGTSVFSISSSLGWCMDGARMVARGVLDALVFLHNKGVSHSHLLDTTVFMDNTGNVRVSDFSLVPNLLELLSGAGQSSSCGDLPALGALVESLMPTNSYEMRDFVDKCNSDRTLSASELLEHPFLRFYVDNGQQQVMPLPQQQHPNTVQRTGSAMPYQIPTLALSQSRLRTEFEVLMYLGKGAFGDVLKVRNILDNREYAIKRIPLPARSRQLYKKMTREVELLSRLNHENVVRYFNSWIESVDDADAAEMDKLLGGEWSQSQQDLSVKPAKSPQLGPTLEEDEDEEDSSSSMWNGYIPNMEDSDSDGIEFVDSNGKVAVYDDEEQEDSTRGKTNSPKPLMQVMYIQMEFCEKCTLRTAIDDNLFNDTDRLWRLFREIAEGLAHIHQQGIIHRDLKPVNIFLDSHDQIKIGDFGLATTSFLALQAHDAAPAPVNQITSAEDGTGTGKVGTTLYVAPELTGNASKSVYNQKVDMYTLGIILFEMCQPPFDTSMERAQTIMALRNVSINIPDAMLKDPKYEKTVKMLQWLLNHDPAQRPTAEELLISDLVPPAQLEANELQEMLRHALANPQSKAYKNLVARCLQQESDEVLEHTYHLGSSRAMKSWNSAIIIDDIVSLNPVIEFVKAKVVNLFRKHGAIEVDSPLLSPLSARNSTANANANAVHLMTHSGCVVVLPCDLRTQFARHVTMNSVNLIRRYCVDRVYREERVFNFHPKQSYDCSFDIIAPTTGSHLVDAELLSLAFEITSELPRLREKNLAIRMNHTNLLRAILIFCNVPKAQYGALFEGTMDFIESRISRFQFHSSITGIMEKSRTSAQTLMDMLLANFLLTGSRSTVDDSALKSLMRGKGEAASLARGALRELETVVGLAYSLGVKCPIHIWAGLPISFDRASNGGIVWQMTADLKPNRSGHPSVLAIGERYDSMLHEFQKQAQKFNPAMPARGVLSGAGLTFSLDKLVAAVGVEYAKDCRAIDVGICVCGTRPPLKDVTYIMRLLWSVGIRCGIVEAASELGDEAQDLARLGALHVILVAENGSLRVRSFERERFQERHLTRTELVEFIQKMLRSDGLNGTTVDNFSQLSALGSGDNRSSGGKERERGENGLSTSASNATIKNNYSQLPNLQVTFLTHDKPTANYKRRLENQVAQQMSSTLSQFLKKETFVVLVVELPPAVVNAIVGAINPREIRKRETEPEINYVIERFSKYKRYISEINEEVVDYLSDAKTPIVALYSISDSYYRVII, encoded by the exons ATGGCGGATGAAAAGGCCAAGGAATCCTTCCGCGAGCGGCAAGCGCAGGAGTTGGAGGTTATAAAG TCCATCTTTGGCTGTGATGTGGAGGACCTAAGACCCCAGGCGAATCCTTCCCTGTGGAAGCCAACGGACATACGGATACAACTTACCCCACTTCGAGACTCCTCGAACGGACTGGAAACCTATGTGTGCACCAAGCTGCACGTCACCTGTCCATCAAAGTATCCAAAATT GCCCCCTAAGATATCTCTGGAGGAGTCCAAAGGCATGTCGGATCAGCTGCTGGAGGCCCTACGCAACCAATTGCAGGCTCAATCCCAAGAGCTACGTGGCGAAGTGATGATTTATGAATTGGCCCAGACCGTTCAGGCCTTTCTCCTCGAACACAACAAACCACCAAAGGGATCATTCTACGACCAGATGCTCCAGGATAAACAGAAGCGCGACCAGGAGCTACAGGACATACAGCGGCAGCGGGAGTCCCTGCAACGCCAGACGCTCATCGACGAGGTGGAGCGGCGCAAAGAGATGTTCAAAACGGAGGCTAAGAGGCGCGGCGAACCAAGGCGCAGCATGAGCGAGTCTAACCCACGGCATCCTAGCTCGTCGGAGAGCTCCGAGAACTCCTCGCCCTACTATCGTGGTCACATCTACCCCTCCAAATGCCTGGATCACCGCAACACGGAGACGCTCTACTTCCACAAGATGGGCAGGCAGATTCAGCGTGGATGCTGCGTTGGTGAGG GTCACTCCCAACGAGGTTGCATCGCCTACACTGGCATAGATATGCACTGCGGCCAGTTGCTCTACATAACAGAATGGAACATCAAGTACAGCCAACTGGAGCAGCCATGCATCGGCGGAGGCAAGTGCCACTGGAGCAGCGAGTCAAAGTGCATGGGCAGTCATCGTGTGGACGAAGTGATGGCCTCCATTGAAAAGCAGGTGTCCTCACTGTCCCAACTACAGCACAAAAACCTCGTCTCGTACGAGTGCGTACTGTGCATCAAGCGAAAGGAAGGTCTACTTGTGTATTTGGTCCAAGACTTCCTCCTTGGCACCAGCGTGTTCAGCATCTCCTCCTCGCTTGGCTGGTGCATGGACGGCGCACGAATGGTTGCGCGCGGCGTGCTGGACGCCTTAGTATTTCTTCACAACAAGGGTGTATCCCATAGTCACCTGCTCGACACCACTGTTTTTATGGACAACACAGGCAATGTGAGGGTATCAGACTTTTCGCTCGTTCCCAATCTTCTAGAACTTCTGAGCGGAGCTGGACAAAGCAGCAGTTGCGGGGACTTACCCGCGTTAGGTGCCCTGGTGGAGAGTTTGATGCCCACTAACAGTTACGAGATGCGCGACTTTGTAGACAA GTGTAACTCGGACCGAACTCTTTCCGCATCAGAGTTATTGGAGCATCCATTCTTACGCTTTTACGTCGACAATGGCCAGCAGCAGGTGATGCCATtaccacagcagcaacatcctaACACCGTCCAGCGCACTGGATCCGCCATGCCGTACCAGATACCGACACTGGCCCTAAGCCAATCCCGCCTGCGAACGGAATTCGAGGTGCTCATGTACTTGGGAAAGGGTGCCTTTGGTGACGTGCTAAAGGTGCGCAACATTTTAGACAACCGAGAGTACGCCATCAAGCGCATACCATTGCCCGCGAGGAGTCGCCAGCTGTACAAAAAGATGACGCGCGAGGTGGAGCTTCTTTCGCGGCTGAATCATGAGAATGTAGTTCGATACTTTAACAGTTGGATAGAAAGTGTAGATGACGCAGATGCCGCTGAGATGGATAAGCTGCTGGGCGGTGAGTGGTCCCAGAGTCAGCAGGACCTTAGCGTAAAACCTGCCAAGTCACCACAGCTGGGGCCCACTTTagaggaggacgaggatgaaGAGGACAGCTCATCCAGCATGTGGAACGGTTACAT ACCCAACATGGAGGACTCTGATTCGGATGGCATTGAATTTGTGGACTCCAACGGCAAGGTGGCTGTCTACGACGACGAAGAGCAGGAGGATTCCACCAGAGGCAAGACCAATTCGCCAAAACCTTTGATGCAGGTCATGTACATCCAGATGGAGTTCTGTGAGAAATGCACATTGCG CACCGCCATCGATGACAATCTCTTCAATGACACGGATCGTCTGTGGCGCTTATTTCGGGAGATTGCCGAGGGTCTCGCGCATATTCACCAGCAAGGCATTATCCATCGGGACCTAAAGCCCGTTAACATCTTCTTGGACTCGCACGATCAGATTAAGATCGGTGACTTTGGTCTGGCCACCACCAGTTTTCTGGCTCTCCAAGCCCACGACGCAGCGCCTGCGCCTGTTAACCAGATAACCAGTGCGGAAGACGGCACTGGTACTGGTAAGGTCGGCACCACTCTATACGTGGCTCCCGAATTGACAGGAAATGCTTCCAAGTCTGTGTACAACCAGAAGGTTGATATGTACACCCTGGGAATCATTCTTTTCGAGATGTGCCAACCGCCGTTCGACACAAGCATGGAGCGGGCTCAGACCATTATGGCTCTCAGGAATGTTTCCATTAATATACCGGATGCTATGCTTAAGGATCCCAAGTATGAGAAGACGGTGAAG atgCTTCAGTGGCTTCTCAACCACGATCCCGCCCAGAGACCTACTGCCGAGGAGCTGCTCATCTCAGACCTGGTTCCACCAGCCCAGTTGGAGGCCAATGAGCTCCAAGAAATGCTGCGTCACGCCCTCGCTAATCCGCAGAGCAAGGCCTACAAGAACCTAGTTGCCCGATGTCTTCAGCAGGAGAGCGACGAGGTGCTGGAACACACCTACCACTTGGGAAGCAGTCGAGCTATGAAATCCTGGAACTCGGCAATTATAATCGATGATATAGTATCCCTGAACCCAGTGATTGAGTTTGTTAAGGCTAAGGTCGTGAATTTATTCCGCAAGCATGGAGCTATAGAGGTGGACTCACCGCTCTTATCCCCACTTTCCGCAAGGAACAGCACTGCGAATGCGAACGCCAATGCCGTACACCTTATGACCCACTCGGGATGTGTGGTGGTGCTACCCTGTGACCTGCGGACTCAGTTTGCGCGTCACGTTACCATGAACAGCGTGAATCTCATCCGGCGCTACTGTGTGGACCGTGTCTATCGGGAGGAGCGAGTGTTTAATTTTCATCCCAAGCAAAGCTACGACTGCTCTTTCGATATAATTGCACCCACAACTGGAAGTCATTTAGTTGATGCCGAGCTGCTGTCGTTGGCTTTTGAAATCACCAGTGAACTGCCCCGATTACGCGAAAAGAATTTGGCGATCCGCATGAACCACACTAATCTCTTGAGGGCCATCCTCATCTTCTGCAATGTACCAAAGGCTCAGTATGGAGCACTCTTCGAGGGCACCATGGACTTCATCGAGTCGCGCATCTCACGCTTCCAATTTCACTCGAGTATTACCGGGATTATGGAAAAGTCGCGAACATCTGCTCAAACTCTGATGGACATGTTGTTAGCTAACTTTCTGCTGACTGGTTCCAGAAGCACTGTGGACGATTCCGCGCTGAAATCTTTGATGCGTGGAAAGGGAGAAGCAGCTTCACTGGCAAGGGGAGCATTGCGGGAACTTGAAACAGTTGTGGGACTGGCTTACAGTCTAGGCGTAAAG TGTCCTATACACATATGGGCTGGCTTGCCCATCAGCTTCGATCGTGCCAGCAACGGTGGAATTGTGTGGCAGATGACCGCTGACCTGAAGCCCAATCGCTCTGGCCATCCTTCGGTTCTGGCGATTGGGGAGAGATACGACTCTATGCTGCATGAATTCCAGAAGCAGGCGCAGAAGTTTAATCCCGCCATGCCAGCACGTGGAGTTCTTAGTGGAGCGGGCTTGACGTTCTCCCTAGACAAGCTGGTAGCTGCTGTTGGTGTGGAATACGCTAAGGATTGTCGGGCGATAGATGTGGGCATTTGCGTGTGTGGAACCCGTCCACCGCTAAAGGATGTGACCTATATCATGCGTCTGCTGTGGTCGGTTGGCATCCGATGTGGAATTGTGGAGGCCGCCAGCGAATTGGGAGATGAAGCACAGGATCTTGCCCGCCTTGGGGCGTTACATGTCATCCTGGTGGCGGAAAATGGCTCATTGAGAGTGAGATCTTTCGAGAGGGAACGATTCCAGGAGCGTCACCTAACAAGAACCGAACTGGTGGAGTTCATCCAGAAGATGCTGCGAAGTGATGGACTCAATGGGACCACCGTGGACAACTTCAGCCAGTTGTCAGCCTTGGGTAGTGGTGACAACAGAAGCAGTGGTGGAAAGGAAAGAGAACGCGGCGAGAATGGTCTGAGCACCTCCGCATCGAATGCCACCATCAAGAACAACTATAGCCAGTTGCCGAATCTTCAGGTGACGTTTCTCACCCACGACAAGCCAACGGCGAACTACAAAAGGCGGCTAGAGAACCAGGTGGCGCAGCAGATGAGCTCAACGCTATCGCAGTTCCTCAAGAAGGAGACCTTTGTGGTCCTGGTGGTGGAGTTGCCGCCTGCTGTTGTAAATGCCATTGTGGGGGCCATTAATCCACGGGAAATACGCAAGCGAGAGACTGAACCGGAAATCAACTATGTGATCGAGCG ATTTTCGAAATACAAGCGCTACATCTCCGAGATAAACGAAGAGGTTGTCGACTATCTGAGCGATGCCAAGACTCCCATTGTGGCCTTGTACAGCATATCCGATTCCTACTACCGCGTCATCATCTAG
- the Gcn2 gene encoding Gcn2, isoform A — protein MADEKAKESFRERQAQELEVIKSIFGCDVEDLRPQANPSLWKPTDIRIQLTPLRDSSNGLETYVCTKLHVTCPSKYPKLPPKISLEESKGMSDQLLEALRNQLQAQSQELRGEVMIYELAQTVQAFLLEHNKPPKGSFYDQMLQDKQKRDQELQDIQRQRESLQRQTLIDEVERRKEMFKTEAKRRGEPRRSMSESNPRHPSSSESSENSSPYYRGHIYPSKCLDHRNTETLYFHKMGRQIQRGCCVGHSQRGCIAYTGIDMHCGQLLYITEWNIKYSQLEQPCIGGGKCHWSSESKCMGSHRVDEVMASIEKQVSSLSQLQHKNLVSYECVLCIKRKEGLLVYLVQDFLLGTSVFSISSSLGWCMDGARMVARGVLDALVFLHNKGVSHSHLLDTTVFMDNTGNVRVSDFSLVPNLLELLSGAGQSSSCGDLPALGALVESLMPTNSYEMRDFVDKCNSDRTLSASELLEHPFLRFYVDNGQQQVMPLPQQQHPNTVQRTGSAMPYQIPTLALSQSRLRTEFEVLMYLGKGAFGDVLKVRNILDNREYAIKRIPLPARSRQLYKKMTREVELLSRLNHENVVRYFNSWIESVDDADAAEMDKLLGGEWSQSQQDLSVKPAKSPQLGPTLEEDEDEEDSSSSMWNGYIPNMEDSDSDGIEFVDSNGKVAVYDDEEQEDSTRGKTNSPKPLMQVMYIQMEFCEKCTLRTAIDDNLFNDTDRLWRLFREIAEGLAHIHQQGIIHRDLKPVNIFLDSHDQIKIGDFGLATTSFLALQAHDAAPAPVNQITSAEDGTGTGKVGTTLYVAPELTGNASKSVYNQKVDMYTLGIILFEMCQPPFDTSMERAQTIMALRNVSINIPDAMLKDPKYEKTVKMLQWLLNHDPAQRPTAEELLISDLVPPAQLEANELQEMLRHALANPQSKAYKNLVARCLQQESDEVLEHTYHLGSSRAMKSWNSAIIIDDIVSLNPVIEFVKAKVVNLFRKHGAIEVDSPLLSPLSARNSTANANANAVHLMTHSGCVVVLPCDLRTQFARHVTMNSVNLIRRYCVDRVYREERVFNFHPKQSYDCSFDIIAPTTGSHLVDAELLSLAFEITSELPRLREKNLAIRMNHTNLLRAILIFCNVPKAQYGALFEGTMDFIESRISRFQFHSSITGIMEKSRTSAQTLMDMLLANFLLTGSRSTVDDSALKSLMRGKGEAASLARGALRELETVVGLAYSLGVKCPIHIWAGLPISFDRASNGGIVWQMTADLKPNRSGHPSVLAIGERYDSMLHEFQKQAQKFNPAMPARGVLSGAGLTFSLDKLVAAVGVEYAKDCRAIDVGICVCGTRPPLKDVTYIMRLLWSVGIRCGIVEAASELGDEAQDLARLGALHVILVAENGSLRVRSFERERFQERHLTRTELVEFIQKMLRSDGLNGTTVDNFSQLSALGSGDNRSSGGKERERGENGLSTSASNATIKNNYSQLPNLQVTFLTHDKPTANYKRRLENQVAQQMSSTLSQFLKKETFVVLVVELPPAVVNAIVGAINPREIRKRETEPEINYVIERFSKYKRYISEINEEVVDYLSDAKTPIVALYSISDSYYRVII, from the exons ATGGCGGATGAAAAGGCCAAGGAATCCTTCCGCGAGCGGCAAGCGCAGGAGTTGGAGGTTATAAAG TCCATCTTTGGCTGTGATGTGGAGGACCTAAGACCCCAGGCGAATCCTTCCCTGTGGAAGCCAACGGACATACGGATACAACTTACCCCACTTCGAGACTCCTCGAACGGACTGGAAACCTATGTGTGCACCAAGCTGCACGTCACCTGTCCATCAAAGTATCCAAAATT GCCCCCTAAGATATCTCTGGAGGAGTCCAAAGGCATGTCGGATCAGCTGCTGGAGGCCCTACGCAACCAATTGCAGGCTCAATCCCAAGAGCTACGTGGCGAAGTGATGATTTATGAATTGGCCCAGACCGTTCAGGCCTTTCTCCTCGAACACAACAAACCACCAAAGGGATCATTCTACGACCAGATGCTCCAGGATAAACAGAAGCGCGACCAGGAGCTACAGGACATACAGCGGCAGCGGGAGTCCCTGCAACGCCAGACGCTCATCGACGAGGTGGAGCGGCGCAAAGAGATGTTCAAAACGGAGGCTAAGAGGCGCGGCGAACCAAGGCGCAGCATGAGCGAGTCTAACCCACGGCATCCTAGCTCGTCGGAGAGCTCCGAGAACTCCTCGCCCTACTATCGTGGTCACATCTACCCCTCCAAATGCCTGGATCACCGCAACACGGAGACGCTCTACTTCCACAAGATGGGCAGGCAGATTCAGCGTGGATGCTGCGTTG GTCACTCCCAACGAGGTTGCATCGCCTACACTGGCATAGATATGCACTGCGGCCAGTTGCTCTACATAACAGAATGGAACATCAAGTACAGCCAACTGGAGCAGCCATGCATCGGCGGAGGCAAGTGCCACTGGAGCAGCGAGTCAAAGTGCATGGGCAGTCATCGTGTGGACGAAGTGATGGCCTCCATTGAAAAGCAGGTGTCCTCACTGTCCCAACTACAGCACAAAAACCTCGTCTCGTACGAGTGCGTACTGTGCATCAAGCGAAAGGAAGGTCTACTTGTGTATTTGGTCCAAGACTTCCTCCTTGGCACCAGCGTGTTCAGCATCTCCTCCTCGCTTGGCTGGTGCATGGACGGCGCACGAATGGTTGCGCGCGGCGTGCTGGACGCCTTAGTATTTCTTCACAACAAGGGTGTATCCCATAGTCACCTGCTCGACACCACTGTTTTTATGGACAACACAGGCAATGTGAGGGTATCAGACTTTTCGCTCGTTCCCAATCTTCTAGAACTTCTGAGCGGAGCTGGACAAAGCAGCAGTTGCGGGGACTTACCCGCGTTAGGTGCCCTGGTGGAGAGTTTGATGCCCACTAACAGTTACGAGATGCGCGACTTTGTAGACAA GTGTAACTCGGACCGAACTCTTTCCGCATCAGAGTTATTGGAGCATCCATTCTTACGCTTTTACGTCGACAATGGCCAGCAGCAGGTGATGCCATtaccacagcagcaacatcctaACACCGTCCAGCGCACTGGATCCGCCATGCCGTACCAGATACCGACACTGGCCCTAAGCCAATCCCGCCTGCGAACGGAATTCGAGGTGCTCATGTACTTGGGAAAGGGTGCCTTTGGTGACGTGCTAAAGGTGCGCAACATTTTAGACAACCGAGAGTACGCCATCAAGCGCATACCATTGCCCGCGAGGAGTCGCCAGCTGTACAAAAAGATGACGCGCGAGGTGGAGCTTCTTTCGCGGCTGAATCATGAGAATGTAGTTCGATACTTTAACAGTTGGATAGAAAGTGTAGATGACGCAGATGCCGCTGAGATGGATAAGCTGCTGGGCGGTGAGTGGTCCCAGAGTCAGCAGGACCTTAGCGTAAAACCTGCCAAGTCACCACAGCTGGGGCCCACTTTagaggaggacgaggatgaaGAGGACAGCTCATCCAGCATGTGGAACGGTTACAT ACCCAACATGGAGGACTCTGATTCGGATGGCATTGAATTTGTGGACTCCAACGGCAAGGTGGCTGTCTACGACGACGAAGAGCAGGAGGATTCCACCAGAGGCAAGACCAATTCGCCAAAACCTTTGATGCAGGTCATGTACATCCAGATGGAGTTCTGTGAGAAATGCACATTGCG CACCGCCATCGATGACAATCTCTTCAATGACACGGATCGTCTGTGGCGCTTATTTCGGGAGATTGCCGAGGGTCTCGCGCATATTCACCAGCAAGGCATTATCCATCGGGACCTAAAGCCCGTTAACATCTTCTTGGACTCGCACGATCAGATTAAGATCGGTGACTTTGGTCTGGCCACCACCAGTTTTCTGGCTCTCCAAGCCCACGACGCAGCGCCTGCGCCTGTTAACCAGATAACCAGTGCGGAAGACGGCACTGGTACTGGTAAGGTCGGCACCACTCTATACGTGGCTCCCGAATTGACAGGAAATGCTTCCAAGTCTGTGTACAACCAGAAGGTTGATATGTACACCCTGGGAATCATTCTTTTCGAGATGTGCCAACCGCCGTTCGACACAAGCATGGAGCGGGCTCAGACCATTATGGCTCTCAGGAATGTTTCCATTAATATACCGGATGCTATGCTTAAGGATCCCAAGTATGAGAAGACGGTGAAG atgCTTCAGTGGCTTCTCAACCACGATCCCGCCCAGAGACCTACTGCCGAGGAGCTGCTCATCTCAGACCTGGTTCCACCAGCCCAGTTGGAGGCCAATGAGCTCCAAGAAATGCTGCGTCACGCCCTCGCTAATCCGCAGAGCAAGGCCTACAAGAACCTAGTTGCCCGATGTCTTCAGCAGGAGAGCGACGAGGTGCTGGAACACACCTACCACTTGGGAAGCAGTCGAGCTATGAAATCCTGGAACTCGGCAATTATAATCGATGATATAGTATCCCTGAACCCAGTGATTGAGTTTGTTAAGGCTAAGGTCGTGAATTTATTCCGCAAGCATGGAGCTATAGAGGTGGACTCACCGCTCTTATCCCCACTTTCCGCAAGGAACAGCACTGCGAATGCGAACGCCAATGCCGTACACCTTATGACCCACTCGGGATGTGTGGTGGTGCTACCCTGTGACCTGCGGACTCAGTTTGCGCGTCACGTTACCATGAACAGCGTGAATCTCATCCGGCGCTACTGTGTGGACCGTGTCTATCGGGAGGAGCGAGTGTTTAATTTTCATCCCAAGCAAAGCTACGACTGCTCTTTCGATATAATTGCACCCACAACTGGAAGTCATTTAGTTGATGCCGAGCTGCTGTCGTTGGCTTTTGAAATCACCAGTGAACTGCCCCGATTACGCGAAAAGAATTTGGCGATCCGCATGAACCACACTAATCTCTTGAGGGCCATCCTCATCTTCTGCAATGTACCAAAGGCTCAGTATGGAGCACTCTTCGAGGGCACCATGGACTTCATCGAGTCGCGCATCTCACGCTTCCAATTTCACTCGAGTATTACCGGGATTATGGAAAAGTCGCGAACATCTGCTCAAACTCTGATGGACATGTTGTTAGCTAACTTTCTGCTGACTGGTTCCAGAAGCACTGTGGACGATTCCGCGCTGAAATCTTTGATGCGTGGAAAGGGAGAAGCAGCTTCACTGGCAAGGGGAGCATTGCGGGAACTTGAAACAGTTGTGGGACTGGCTTACAGTCTAGGCGTAAAG TGTCCTATACACATATGGGCTGGCTTGCCCATCAGCTTCGATCGTGCCAGCAACGGTGGAATTGTGTGGCAGATGACCGCTGACCTGAAGCCCAATCGCTCTGGCCATCCTTCGGTTCTGGCGATTGGGGAGAGATACGACTCTATGCTGCATGAATTCCAGAAGCAGGCGCAGAAGTTTAATCCCGCCATGCCAGCACGTGGAGTTCTTAGTGGAGCGGGCTTGACGTTCTCCCTAGACAAGCTGGTAGCTGCTGTTGGTGTGGAATACGCTAAGGATTGTCGGGCGATAGATGTGGGCATTTGCGTGTGTGGAACCCGTCCACCGCTAAAGGATGTGACCTATATCATGCGTCTGCTGTGGTCGGTTGGCATCCGATGTGGAATTGTGGAGGCCGCCAGCGAATTGGGAGATGAAGCACAGGATCTTGCCCGCCTTGGGGCGTTACATGTCATCCTGGTGGCGGAAAATGGCTCATTGAGAGTGAGATCTTTCGAGAGGGAACGATTCCAGGAGCGTCACCTAACAAGAACCGAACTGGTGGAGTTCATCCAGAAGATGCTGCGAAGTGATGGACTCAATGGGACCACCGTGGACAACTTCAGCCAGTTGTCAGCCTTGGGTAGTGGTGACAACAGAAGCAGTGGTGGAAAGGAAAGAGAACGCGGCGAGAATGGTCTGAGCACCTCCGCATCGAATGCCACCATCAAGAACAACTATAGCCAGTTGCCGAATCTTCAGGTGACGTTTCTCACCCACGACAAGCCAACGGCGAACTACAAAAGGCGGCTAGAGAACCAGGTGGCGCAGCAGATGAGCTCAACGCTATCGCAGTTCCTCAAGAAGGAGACCTTTGTGGTCCTGGTGGTGGAGTTGCCGCCTGCTGTTGTAAATGCCATTGTGGGGGCCATTAATCCACGGGAAATACGCAAGCGAGAGACTGAACCGGAAATCAACTATGTGATCGAGCG ATTTTCGAAATACAAGCGCTACATCTCCGAGATAAACGAAGAGGTTGTCGACTATCTGAGCGATGCCAAGACTCCCATTGTGGCCTTGTACAGCATATCCGATTCCTACTACCGCGTCATCATCTAG